A part of Acidicapsa ligni genomic DNA contains:
- a CDS encoding uroporphyrinogen-III synthase, with amino-acid sequence MTALTDSPNANDQPLVGRRILVTRTVQQAGKLSDGLRALGAEPVEVPVLEIRPPDSFDPLDQALRKISSFNWLILTSVNTVQTFAARCAHLGIDFSAIELLSVAAVGSATAEAARKAGFRVTLVPDTYVSESLVTALGNSVAGKRVLFARAKIARNVIPEALSKIGADVVVVDAYQTVLPEESHALLSQAMETGLDAATFTSSSSVRNLAEVATAVGIGFPLKGVPAISIGQVTSATLRELGWEPAIEAEASDIPRLIEAVVKALSR; translated from the coding sequence TTGACCGCATTGACCGATTCGCCGAACGCAAACGACCAACCTCTCGTCGGCCGCAGAATTCTCGTCACCCGCACTGTTCAGCAAGCGGGCAAACTGAGCGATGGCCTCCGAGCCCTTGGCGCGGAACCAGTGGAAGTCCCCGTTCTTGAAATTCGCCCGCCCGATTCCTTCGACCCTCTCGATCAGGCGCTCCGCAAAATCAGCTCCTTCAACTGGCTCATTCTCACCAGCGTAAATACGGTTCAGACATTCGCTGCTCGCTGCGCTCATCTTGGCATCGATTTTTCGGCCATAGAATTACTCAGCGTCGCCGCTGTCGGCAGCGCCACAGCCGAGGCCGCTCGCAAAGCTGGCTTCCGCGTCACGCTGGTGCCGGATACCTATGTATCTGAGAGCCTGGTTACCGCTTTGGGCAATTCGGTCGCGGGCAAACGCGTTCTCTTCGCCCGCGCCAAGATAGCTCGCAATGTCATCCCCGAAGCGCTCTCCAAGATTGGCGCGGACGTCGTTGTGGTCGATGCCTATCAGACGGTACTGCCGGAAGAGTCGCACGCGCTTCTCAGCCAGGCAATGGAAACCGGGCTCGATGCAGCCACCTTCACCAGCTCCTCCAGCGTGCGCAATCTCGCCGAAGTGGCCACAGCCGTGGGCATTGGATTTCCTCTTAAAGGCGTCCCAGCCATCTCCATCGGCCAGGTCACATCCGCTACCCTGCGAGAGCTGGGCTGGGAACCAGCCATAGAAGCCGAAGCCTCCGACATCCCCAGACTGATCGAAGCAGTAGTAAAAGCCCTGTCCCGCTAA
- the mutS gene encoding DNA mismatch repair protein MutS has translation MPAAKPGARTSSNPGPDQQLTPVMQQFMAAKRQYPDTLIFFRMGDFYELFYDDAITASRELQITLTARDRERTQPMCGVPYHAAEGYLQRLLRKGYRIAICEQMEDPKLTKKIVRREVTRVLTPGTALDSSLGQEQNNFLAAFHQDGQTAALALLDLSTGEFRSAEFSGANAHQLALDELLKAQPSELLLASSASEGFAAELNRVVTRTHVEDWVWTRDYAVPLVERQLGVQSLEGFGLAGHPAAAIAAGVVLHYVQQTQKLDALHLDSLRFVEFADGLQLDQVTVRNLELVEPLVSGQDNRTTLFHTLDCSQTPMGKRFLRAAILRPLYDADVINARYTAVAEAHGDLLRREDLRKALSGILDLERLLARLSLDSAGPRDVAALATSLVRLPGVLHAASAMTAPLWRELVGRLDTLTDIASLVQSTLTAEPPLTLVDGGAIGEGVSKELDELREISRSGRQSIATIEERERARTGIGSLKVRYNSVFGYYIEISKSNLAMAPADYERKQTLVNAERFTTPELKDYEVRVLTAHDRAIEIEKQLFAALRKSVLEAASRIRRASAVVAEIDLLAGFAHLASVRGYVRPVLVEEPVLEAVAGRHPVIEHWMGESGSGRFIPNSLYLDGAGPSLLLITGPNMGGKSTYLRQAAMLVLMAQMGCYVPAESLRYGLVDRIYTRIGASDNVARGRSTFMVEMTETATILNTATARSLVLLDEMGRGTATFDGLSLAWATVEFLHAEIGARTLFATHYHELTMLTEKLPRALNLRVAVKETSSGIVFLHSIEQGAASKSYGIEVAKLAGLPKVVLERARHILKQHEKQERRSVQVETEEPMQMTMFTPLSQRIVDRIAETDVNSLTPLQALNLLEELKQELGETAGFRS, from the coding sequence ATGCCTGCTGCGAAGCCTGGCGCCAGAACGAGTTCAAATCCAGGTCCGGACCAGCAGCTAACGCCTGTGATGCAGCAGTTTATGGCGGCCAAGCGCCAATATCCAGACACCCTTATTTTCTTTCGCATGGGCGACTTTTACGAGTTGTTCTATGACGATGCGATCACGGCCAGCCGGGAGTTGCAGATTACGCTGACGGCACGCGACCGGGAGCGGACTCAGCCGATGTGCGGGGTTCCCTACCATGCTGCGGAGGGGTATCTGCAGCGATTGCTGCGGAAAGGCTATCGAATCGCCATCTGCGAACAGATGGAAGACCCCAAGCTGACGAAAAAAATCGTCAGGCGTGAGGTCACGCGGGTCCTGACGCCTGGAACGGCGCTGGATTCGTCGCTGGGGCAGGAACAGAATAACTTTCTCGCGGCTTTTCATCAGGACGGACAGACAGCGGCGCTGGCTTTGTTGGATCTTTCAACAGGCGAGTTTCGGTCTGCGGAGTTTAGTGGCGCCAATGCCCACCAGTTGGCGCTGGATGAGCTGCTGAAGGCGCAGCCCAGCGAACTTCTGCTGGCTTCATCTGCTTCAGAAGGGTTTGCGGCTGAGTTGAATCGGGTTGTTACTCGGACGCATGTCGAGGATTGGGTCTGGACGAGAGATTATGCGGTGCCGCTGGTAGAGCGGCAGTTGGGAGTTCAATCGCTGGAGGGGTTTGGGCTGGCCGGCCATCCGGCGGCTGCGATTGCGGCTGGGGTGGTGCTGCATTATGTGCAGCAGACGCAAAAGCTGGATGCACTGCATCTGGATTCGCTGCGGTTTGTGGAGTTTGCAGACGGGCTGCAACTGGATCAGGTGACGGTGCGAAATCTGGAACTGGTAGAACCGCTGGTGTCCGGACAGGATAACCGCACGACCCTGTTTCATACGCTGGATTGCAGTCAGACTCCGATGGGCAAGCGATTTTTGCGGGCTGCGATATTGCGGCCTTTGTATGACGCGGATGTTATCAATGCTCGATATACAGCGGTGGCTGAGGCGCATGGCGACTTGCTGCGGCGCGAGGATTTGCGTAAGGCGTTGAGCGGGATTCTGGATCTTGAGCGGTTGCTGGCGCGGCTTTCCCTGGACAGCGCCGGACCTCGCGACGTAGCTGCACTGGCTACAAGTCTTGTACGGTTGCCGGGAGTGTTGCACGCGGCGAGTGCGATGACCGCTCCGCTTTGGCGCGAGTTGGTTGGACGCCTGGATACGCTAACGGATATTGCTTCGCTGGTGCAATCGACGCTTACGGCTGAGCCTCCGCTTACGCTGGTGGATGGCGGTGCGATTGGTGAGGGTGTATCGAAAGAATTGGATGAGTTACGAGAGATCAGCCGATCGGGACGGCAATCGATTGCGACGATTGAAGAGCGCGAACGAGCTCGCACTGGGATAGGTTCGCTGAAAGTTCGGTATAACTCGGTGTTTGGTTATTACATCGAGATCAGTAAGTCGAATCTGGCGATGGCTCCGGCGGACTATGAGCGCAAGCAGACGCTGGTCAATGCGGAGCGATTTACTACTCCTGAGTTGAAGGACTACGAGGTGCGTGTGCTTACGGCGCACGACCGCGCAATTGAGATAGAGAAGCAGTTGTTTGCCGCGCTGCGCAAGAGTGTGCTGGAGGCTGCCAGCCGCATTCGGCGGGCCTCAGCCGTGGTTGCGGAGATCGATCTGCTGGCCGGGTTTGCACACCTGGCTTCAGTGCGAGGATACGTGCGTCCGGTACTGGTAGAAGAGCCTGTGCTGGAGGCTGTGGCTGGACGGCATCCGGTGATTGAGCATTGGATGGGCGAGAGCGGCAGTGGGCGGTTTATTCCGAACAGCTTGTATCTGGATGGTGCCGGGCCGAGTCTTCTGTTGATAACCGGGCCTAACATGGGCGGTAAGAGCACTTATCTTCGACAGGCGGCAATGTTAGTACTGATGGCGCAGATGGGATGTTATGTTCCGGCAGAGAGTTTGCGCTATGGGCTGGTAGATCGCATCTACACGCGTATTGGTGCGAGCGATAACGTAGCACGCGGACGATCGACATTCATGGTGGAGATGACGGAAACGGCAACGATCCTGAATACAGCGACTGCGCGATCGCTGGTGTTGCTCGATGAGATGGGTCGAGGCACGGCTACGTTTGATGGGCTGTCGCTGGCCTGGGCTACGGTGGAGTTTTTACATGCGGAGATAGGCGCGCGGACGCTGTTTGCGACGCACTATCACGAGCTGACCATGCTGACGGAAAAGCTGCCGCGTGCGCTGAATCTGCGGGTAGCAGTGAAGGAAACATCCTCTGGGATTGTGTTTCTGCATTCGATTGAGCAGGGTGCAGCCTCAAAGAGTTATGGCATTGAAGTGGCCAAGCTGGCTGGGCTGCCAAAGGTGGTACTTGAACGAGCGCGGCATATTCTGAAGCAGCATGAAAAGCAGGAGCGGCGCAGCGTACAGGTCGAGACAGAAGAGCCGATGCAGATGACGATGTTTACTCCACTGTCGCAGCGTATTGTGGACCGGATTGCGGAGACGGATGTTAACTCGCTGACGCCACTGCAGGCGTTGAATCTGCTTGAAGAGTTGAAGCAGGAGTTAGGCGAGACTGCGGGGTTCCGAAGTTAG
- the hemC gene encoding hydroxymethylbilane synthase: MIRIGSRGSQLALWQANHIADLLRQQGHVVGIEVIKTTGDRMQEVTFAQVGSKGMFTLEIEEALAEGRVDLAVHSLKDLPTELPAQFTLAATPPRVDPRDVLVSKDFATFADLPAGSKVGTSSLRRRSQLRHLRPDLEFIEFRGNVDTRLRKLGEGQAAAIILAAAGLDRLEKTEWIRERLEPEVVCPAAGQGALGIETRKDDAVTMQAIAFLDDSATRFAVTAERTALAALGGGCQVPIGVHCRRISGELAENRPGFFEILGLVSDPEGNRILRGYATGDSAEELGHEVAGVLLNQGASQLFQGIGIH; the protein is encoded by the coding sequence GTGATTCGCATCGGTTCCCGTGGTTCGCAACTCGCTCTCTGGCAAGCCAATCACATCGCCGATCTTCTGCGCCAGCAGGGGCATGTTGTCGGAATCGAAGTTATCAAAACCACCGGCGATCGCATGCAGGAGGTCACATTTGCTCAGGTCGGATCGAAGGGCATGTTTACTCTCGAAATCGAAGAAGCTCTCGCCGAAGGACGCGTCGATCTCGCTGTGCACAGCCTCAAAGACCTGCCCACGGAACTCCCCGCGCAATTTACCCTGGCCGCGACCCCGCCCAGAGTAGACCCCCGCGATGTTTTGGTCTCAAAAGACTTCGCCACCTTCGCCGATCTGCCCGCCGGTTCGAAAGTCGGCACCAGCAGCCTGCGCCGCCGCTCGCAACTTCGCCATCTTCGTCCCGACCTCGAATTCATCGAGTTTCGCGGTAATGTCGACACACGCCTGCGCAAACTTGGTGAGGGTCAGGCTGCCGCTATCATTCTCGCCGCCGCCGGTTTGGATCGCCTCGAAAAGACCGAATGGATTCGCGAACGTCTCGAACCCGAAGTCGTCTGCCCCGCAGCAGGGCAGGGCGCTCTGGGTATCGAGACTCGTAAAGACGATGCCGTAACCATGCAAGCTATCGCCTTCCTCGACGACTCCGCCACCCGTTTCGCCGTCACCGCCGAACGCACCGCTTTGGCTGCTCTGGGCGGCGGCTGCCAGGTTCCTATCGGAGTTCACTGCCGACGCATTTCTGGTGAACTGGCAGAAAATCGCCCTGGTTTCTTTGAGATACTTGGCCTGGTTTCCGACCCCGAGGGCAACCGTATTTTGCGCGGCTATGCCACGGGAGATTCCGCCGAAGAACTAGGCCATGAGGTCGCTGGCGTACTCTTAAATCAAGGCGCAAGCCAACTGTTTCAAGGAATTGGGATACATTGA
- the hemA gene encoding glutamyl-tRNA reductase, with product MNLILLGINHKTAPIELREQVAIPREALAAAAQSLAGSAGISEAMILSTCNRVELLTAADSPDADISLFLQRHFSIDLALLRPHIYEYRDLEAIRHLFRVASSLDSMVVGEPQILGQVKEAYTVAREAGTVSSQLEPLLQSAFAAAKKVRSETEIGTSTVSIASVAVDLAQKIFGSLAGKKVFLVGAGKMSELAARHLVRQGASTILLTNRTLERAVRIADTFNGAVVPQVVPWENLYEATSQADIIITSTGAQHPIFRREHGQAFLHKRKNRPMVFIDIAVPRDVDPALNRLEGLFLYDIDDLQSMAAAHLEARTREAADAETMIAAEVERYHLKLRTVNVAPVIVALQQRAEEFRQAELRRIQARLGTLSAEQSAAVESLSRSLVNKFLHPPMQALKQAARDGDMARVEAIRETYSLAAPTASDVSPASDAQIPLAVAPEMAEKLAAELEKIRS from the coding sequence ATGAACTTAATTCTGCTGGGCATCAACCATAAAACGGCCCCCATCGAGCTGCGTGAGCAGGTCGCCATTCCCCGTGAGGCTCTGGCCGCGGCCGCGCAATCCCTGGCAGGCAGCGCAGGCATCTCTGAGGCTATGATTCTCTCCACCTGCAATCGCGTCGAGCTGCTTACCGCCGCCGATTCCCCAGATGCAGACATCAGCCTCTTCCTGCAACGGCATTTTTCCATCGACCTCGCTCTTTTGCGGCCTCATATTTACGAATACCGGGATCTTGAAGCGATCCGGCATCTCTTCCGAGTCGCCTCCAGTCTGGATTCCATGGTTGTCGGCGAACCCCAGATTCTCGGCCAGGTCAAAGAGGCTTACACCGTGGCCCGCGAAGCAGGCACGGTTTCTTCGCAGCTTGAACCACTGCTGCAATCCGCCTTCGCCGCCGCTAAAAAAGTCCGCTCCGAAACGGAAATAGGCACCAGCACCGTCTCCATCGCATCCGTAGCCGTCGATCTAGCGCAAAAGATCTTCGGCTCCCTCGCCGGCAAAAAAGTCTTTCTTGTAGGCGCAGGCAAAATGAGCGAACTCGCTGCCCGCCACCTCGTTCGCCAGGGAGCAAGCACCATCCTGCTCACCAACCGCACCCTCGAACGCGCCGTCCGCATCGCCGATACTTTCAACGGAGCAGTCGTGCCCCAGGTCGTTCCCTGGGAGAACCTGTACGAAGCCACCAGCCAAGCCGACATCATCATCACCTCCACCGGCGCGCAACACCCCATCTTTCGCCGCGAACACGGCCAGGCATTTCTCCACAAACGCAAGAACCGGCCCATGGTCTTCATCGACATCGCTGTTCCTCGCGACGTAGACCCGGCCCTGAATCGCCTCGAAGGACTCTTCCTCTACGACATCGACGACCTGCAATCCATGGCTGCGGCCCATCTTGAGGCTCGTACCCGCGAAGCCGCCGATGCCGAGACTATGATCGCTGCCGAGGTCGAGCGCTATCACCTTAAGCTCCGCACTGTAAACGTAGCTCCGGTCATTGTTGCCTTACAGCAGCGCGCTGAAGAATTCCGCCAGGCCGAACTGCGCCGTATCCAGGCCCGCCTCGGCACTTTAAGCGCAGAGCAGTCCGCAGCCGTCGAGTCGCTCAGCCGGTCGCTCGTCAATAAATTTCTCCATCCGCCCATGCAGGCGCTCAAACAGGCCGCACGCGATGGTGATATGGCCCGCGTCGAAGCTATCCGCGAAACCTACTCGCTCGCTGCGCCAACCGCATCGGACGTATCGCCTGCATCCGACGCGCAAATCCCACTGGCTGTAGCCCCTGAAATGGCTGAAAAACTCGCAGCCGAATTGGAGAAAATCCGCTCGTGA
- the nagZ gene encoding beta-N-acetylhexosaminidase: MGISDKHIRHAAGSLLVVGLSGTEVTALEQAWLKLVRPSGIILFRRNIVDAGQTRSLLAEAASFCGSASLRCVDIEGGTVDRLRDAVAPMPSAQAVARTGRLAWMKQHGELIAKEASAFGFNTTLAPVLDLALPVSANVMGTRSADATPDGVIRYVRAFLQGLSAHGVVGCAKHFPGLGGGTLDSHLETPSISRSWSELWNEDLVPYRELAPELSMVMVNHAAYPDTRGGDRPATASPFWITTVLQKRIGYRGLTFSDDMEMGGILKYLPMEEAAIAAVRAGLHMMEICHSPELILRCYESLIHEAERSIAFRKLLFERARAAARLRSARFSRPTTRALNATQLNALREKVLRFGETVKAAQPA, encoded by the coding sequence ATGGGTATAAGTGACAAACATATTCGACACGCTGCCGGAAGCCTACTTGTAGTAGGTCTTTCGGGAACCGAAGTTACTGCCCTGGAGCAGGCATGGCTGAAGCTGGTGCGGCCTTCGGGGATCATTCTGTTTCGCCGCAACATCGTGGATGCGGGGCAGACACGAAGCTTGCTGGCTGAGGCTGCGAGCTTTTGTGGAAGCGCGTCTTTACGCTGCGTGGATATTGAAGGTGGAACGGTTGATCGGCTGCGGGATGCTGTGGCGCCTATGCCCTCGGCGCAGGCTGTGGCGCGGACTGGACGGCTTGCATGGATGAAGCAGCATGGCGAATTGATTGCGAAAGAGGCGTCAGCATTTGGGTTTAATACGACGCTGGCTCCGGTGCTGGATCTTGCTTTGCCCGTGTCAGCGAACGTGATGGGGACGCGCTCAGCGGATGCTACTCCGGATGGAGTTATCCGATACGTGCGAGCCTTTTTACAGGGGTTGTCCGCTCATGGGGTAGTGGGTTGCGCGAAGCATTTTCCGGGGCTTGGTGGCGGCACACTCGACTCGCACCTGGAAACTCCGTCGATAAGTCGAAGCTGGAGCGAGTTATGGAACGAGGACCTAGTTCCCTATCGTGAACTGGCGCCGGAGTTATCGATGGTGATGGTAAATCATGCAGCTTATCCTGATACGCGCGGTGGAGATCGGCCTGCTACTGCTTCGCCTTTCTGGATCACGACCGTACTGCAAAAGAGGATTGGTTATCGAGGCTTGACCTTCTCCGATGATATGGAGATGGGCGGGATTTTGAAGTATCTGCCCATGGAAGAAGCAGCGATTGCCGCGGTGCGAGCCGGGCTTCACATGATGGAGATTTGCCATAGCCCCGAGCTGATTTTGCGATGCTATGAATCGCTGATTCATGAGGCTGAGCGGTCGATTGCTTTTCGCAAACTGCTCTTTGAGAGAGCGCGAGCTGCGGCACGATTGCGGTCTGCTCGTTTCAGCAGGCCGACTACACGAGCGCTGAACGCGACGCAGTTGAATGCGCTTCGAGAGAAGGTTTTGCGTTTTGGAGAAACAGTGAAGGCGGCGCAGCCTGCATGA
- a CDS encoding anhydro-N-acetylmuramic acid kinase: MSGTSADGIDVALVRIREGADGAPSLRFLAHEGFPFSAALRKAVLGAMNAQVTSTAELARLNWRLGLAYAEAVRTTLESNPMKLDLVGCHGQTLYHQAMPIRYAGSTFACTWQAGEPAILAGELGVPVVSNFRPADMVAGGLGAPLVPLLDFVLFRHAKRGRVLQNIGGIGNLTSIPAGATVEQVQAFDTGPGNMVIDTLMFELYGKRMDLGGAVAATGRVLTPVLERALRNPFLRKLPPKAAGREQFGREFAAAFLSDCRKISKRKQDAIATASAFTVASIARAYRDFVAERMGSAAVDYIVAGGGARNMTLMRQLADALNPYRCHVSSIDDFGMPAEAKEAAAFALLAWQTWMHRPGNIPSATGANRPAVLGQVTYV; encoded by the coding sequence ATGAGCGGGACTTCCGCGGATGGAATCGATGTAGCTCTGGTTCGCATTCGAGAGGGCGCGGATGGGGCTCCATCGTTGCGGTTCCTCGCGCATGAAGGCTTTCCATTTTCAGCCGCGCTGCGCAAGGCGGTGCTGGGAGCGATGAATGCGCAGGTAACTTCGACAGCCGAGTTAGCAAGGCTTAACTGGCGATTGGGGCTGGCGTATGCGGAGGCGGTCAGGACGACGCTGGAAAGCAATCCAATGAAACTTGACCTGGTGGGCTGCCACGGGCAAACGCTCTATCATCAGGCGATGCCGATTCGTTATGCGGGAAGCACATTCGCATGTACATGGCAGGCGGGTGAACCTGCGATTCTTGCGGGTGAGTTAGGCGTGCCAGTGGTATCGAATTTTCGTCCAGCGGATATGGTAGCTGGTGGGCTTGGCGCTCCGCTGGTGCCGCTGTTGGACTTCGTATTGTTTCGTCATGCGAAGCGAGGACGGGTGCTGCAGAATATCGGCGGCATTGGAAACCTGACTTCGATTCCTGCTGGAGCAACGGTTGAACAGGTACAGGCTTTCGATACGGGACCGGGCAATATGGTGATCGATACGCTAATGTTTGAGCTCTATGGAAAGCGTATGGATCTGGGGGGAGCAGTTGCTGCTACCGGACGCGTACTTACGCCAGTGCTGGAGCGGGCATTACGCAATCCCTTCCTGCGCAAACTGCCTCCCAAGGCTGCCGGTCGGGAGCAGTTTGGACGCGAGTTTGCAGCCGCGTTTTTGTCGGACTGCCGAAAGATCAGCAAGAGAAAGCAGGACGCGATTGCTACGGCTTCTGCGTTTACGGTCGCTTCTATTGCACGTGCGTATCGAGATTTTGTTGCGGAGCGGATGGGCTCCGCCGCGGTGGATTATATTGTCGCCGGCGGCGGAGCGCGCAATATGACTTTGATGCGGCAGTTGGCTGACGCACTGAATCCTTATCGCTGTCACGTATCTTCGATTGATGATTTTGGCATGCCTGCCGAAGCCAAGGAAGCGGCAGCATTTGCATTGCTGGCATGGCAAACATGGATGCATCGTCCAGGAAATATTCCGTCGGCCACGGGGGCGAATCGACCTGCTGTTTTAGGGCAGGTCACCTATGTATAG
- a CDS encoding ABC transporter substrate-binding protein encodes MYRALILLALLGGMTCIGCHRNAKRTDATVVFLIESSPTNLDPRIGVDAQSEHIDELMFDGLVVRDASYRFAPGLAQSWEQPDPLTLVFHLRPGIHFQDGRLLTSRDVLWTLNSMHDGTLITPKAASYVSVASIAAPDASTVVLHLKVPDNFLLGNLSTGAMGIVPEGSGRDFWKHPVGTGVFRFVSQETDKEVVLERDSQSWENLADLGTAGSDSVQRVRFAVVPDAITRALELEKGSADVTSNALPADVLPVLAAQKSLKVESVGGTMVQYLAFNTVDPILRDARVRQAIACAIDRERILKTLLGGRARLTSSLLPAHHWAWAGDVATYTYNPARSEQLLDEAGHRAGANGVRLHLTMKTSTDDGTRLLAATFQQELAKVGIALDIRSYEPATFVQDLTRGSFQMYSLRWVGGNEQPDIFGYAFSSARIPPRGANRGRYRNRELDAFLDDASRSTDQSQRRTDYVQAQQLLARELPAFNLWYQDSIVVHNQRLTNISISPSGSFVFLRTAKCLPQS; translated from the coding sequence ATGTATAGAGCCTTGATTCTGCTTGCGCTGCTGGGCGGCATGACATGCATCGGCTGCCATAGGAATGCGAAGAGAACGGATGCTACGGTTGTCTTTTTGATTGAGAGCAGCCCTACTAATCTTGACCCGCGGATCGGTGTGGATGCGCAGTCAGAACATATCGATGAGTTGATGTTTGATGGGCTGGTGGTTCGTGATGCGAGCTATCGATTTGCTCCAGGATTGGCCCAGAGTTGGGAGCAGCCAGATCCGTTGACGCTCGTGTTTCACTTGCGGCCTGGTATTCACTTTCAGGATGGGCGGCTGCTTACTTCGCGGGATGTGCTGTGGACGCTGAACTCCATGCATGACGGCACACTCATAACTCCCAAAGCTGCGAGTTATGTATCCGTTGCGAGCATTGCCGCTCCGGATGCGTCGACTGTCGTATTGCATTTGAAGGTGCCGGATAATTTTCTGCTGGGAAATCTTTCTACTGGAGCTATGGGTATTGTTCCGGAGGGGAGCGGTCGTGATTTCTGGAAGCACCCGGTGGGCACCGGGGTCTTTCGCTTTGTAAGCCAGGAGACGGACAAGGAAGTTGTGCTGGAGCGCGATTCTCAAAGCTGGGAGAACCTGGCTGACCTGGGCACCGCAGGATCAGACAGTGTTCAGCGAGTTCGATTTGCAGTTGTACCCGATGCCATTACGCGCGCGCTGGAGCTTGAAAAAGGATCGGCGGATGTGACAAGCAATGCCCTGCCCGCAGATGTGTTGCCAGTGCTGGCTGCACAAAAATCTCTAAAGGTAGAAAGTGTCGGCGGGACGATGGTGCAGTATCTTGCCTTCAATACGGTCGATCCTATCCTTCGTGATGCACGGGTACGTCAGGCAATTGCCTGCGCAATTGACCGTGAACGTATCCTCAAGACGTTACTGGGTGGGCGGGCTCGACTTACTTCGAGCTTGCTGCCTGCACACCATTGGGCCTGGGCTGGAGATGTAGCGACTTATACATACAATCCAGCTCGATCGGAGCAACTTCTCGATGAGGCTGGACATCGGGCCGGGGCGAATGGAGTGCGATTACATCTAACAATGAAAACCAGTACGGATGATGGTACGAGGCTATTGGCTGCGACCTTTCAGCAGGAACTGGCCAAGGTTGGGATTGCGCTGGATATACGAAGTTATGAACCGGCTACCTTTGTGCAGGATCTGACTCGCGGGTCATTTCAGATGTATTCGCTGCGGTGGGTTGGCGGCAATGAGCAGCCGGATATTTTTGGATATGCATTTAGTTCGGCGCGCATTCCACCCAGGGGCGCGAACCGGGGGAGATATCGCAATCGAGAGCTGGATGCATTCTTGGACGATGCCAGCCGGTCTACTGACCAATCCCAGCGGCGAACCGATTATGTTCAGGCCCAACAATTACTGGCTCGTGAGCTGCCTGCATTCAATTTGTGGTATCAGGACTCGATAGTCGTCCATAACCAGAGATTGACGAACATTTCGATTAGTCCATCGGGCAGCTTTGTTTTCCTGCGGACTGCAAAATGCTTACCACAATCCTAA
- a CDS encoding cytochrome C assembly family protein — translation MYLVWLRVAAILYAVASLTALPAVLYAFPRWRKICLPAASLAFLFHLVSATEMLGLAHRWVPVGYGEVESLLALLIAALFLAISRIYGTVSFGVFALPASFLLVFVPSLGTNRYAFPSAGVRIGWLVVHIAFLLAAYASLAFSMVASFLYLAQERRLKSRYVLAASGAQNSWFDRLPPLDTLERIAHSTLLFGFPCMTLGLLVGSLLAQESVGAAYFFDPKVLLSFAMWILYIVLLHIRRSAGLRGRRAAYLSSGVFVVMLVVWAANQFSQVHRFPAP, via the coding sequence ATGTACCTCGTCTGGCTCAGAGTAGCGGCAATTCTGTACGCAGTGGCAAGCCTTACGGCGTTACCCGCCGTGCTCTACGCCTTTCCGCGCTGGCGCAAAATCTGCCTGCCCGCCGCATCCCTGGCCTTCCTGTTCCATCTCGTTTCAGCCACGGAAATGCTCGGCCTTGCTCATCGCTGGGTCCCGGTTGGCTACGGTGAAGTTGAATCCCTTCTAGCGCTGCTCATAGCGGCCTTGTTTCTAGCCATCAGCCGCATTTACGGCACTGTCTCCTTCGGAGTTTTCGCGCTCCCGGCGTCCTTCCTGCTCGTTTTTGTACCCTCTCTGGGAACAAACCGCTATGCTTTCCCATCCGCTGGAGTTCGCATCGGCTGGCTGGTCGTCCACATCGCCTTTCTGCTCGCGGCTTATGCTTCGCTGGCCTTCAGCATGGTCGCCAGCTTTCTCTATCTGGCCCAGGAGCGCCGTCTCAAGAGCCGCTACGTCCTCGCAGCCTCGGGAGCGCAAAACTCTTGGTTTGACCGGCTGCCGCCCCTCGATACCCTGGAGCGCATTGCCCATTCGACCCTGCTTTTCGGCTTTCCCTGCATGACGCTTGGCCTGCTTGTCGGCTCATTGCTTGCCCAGGAAAGCGTCGGCGCAGCCTATTTCTTCGATCCCAAGGTGCTGCTTTCCTTCGCCATGTGGATCCTCTATATCGTCCTTCTCCATATCCGCCGCAGCGCCGGTCTGCGTGGCCGCCGCGCTGCCTACCTTTCCAGCGGAGTCTTCGTCGTCATGCTGGTCGTCTGGGCCGCCAATCAGTTCAGCCAGGTTCACAGGTTCCCCGCGCCATGA